A region from the Chelmon rostratus isolate fCheRos1 chromosome 6, fCheRos1.pri, whole genome shotgun sequence genome encodes:
- the cbln1 gene encoding cerebellin-1, which yields MLAFCLLSAVWLAAIPGRAQNETEPIVLEGKCLVVCDSNPTSDPTGTALGISVRSGSAKVAFSAVRNTNHEPSEMSNRTMVIYFDRVLVNVGRNFDEERSNFIAPRKGIYSFNFHVVKVYNRQTIQVSLMHNGWPVISAFAGDQDVTREAASNGVLIQMEKGDRAYLKLERGNLMGGWKYSTFSGFLVFPM from the exons ATGTTGGCGTTTTGCCTGCTCAGTGCAGTGTGGCTGGCGGCGATCCCGGGACGCGCTCAGAACGAGACGGAACCAATCGTCCTTGAGGGGAAATGCCTCGTGGTGTGCGACTCCAACCCGACCTCGGACCCCACTGGCACGGCACTCGGGATCTCGGTGCGCTCCGGCAGCGCCAAGGTGGCGTTCTCCGCTGTCCGGAACACCAACCACGAGCCCTCTGAGATGAGCAACCGGACCATGGTCATCTACTTCGACCGG gtCCTAGTAAACGTTGGGAGGAATTTTGACGAGGAAAGAAGTAACTTCATTGCGCCGCGCAAAGGGATTTACAGTTTTAACTTCCACGTAGTGAAAGTCTACAATCGCCAGACTATACAG GTGAGTCTGATGCATAATGGCTGGCCGGTGATTTCAGCATTTGCCGGTGACCAGGATGTGACGCGCGAGGCTGCCAGTAATGGTGTTCTGATCCAGATGGAGAAGGGAGACCGGGCCTACCTCAAACTGGAGAGAGGAAACCTAATGGGAGGATGGAAATACTCCACCTTCTCTGGCTTCCTGGTGTTCCCTatgtag